From the genome of Candidatus Electrothrix communis, one region includes:
- a CDS encoding DUF4241 domain-containing protein, whose protein sequence is MKFEEYYEKEGYLDEERGCIIENICIGTIQLATGRLIVCDPLAPYDRIELKCGLKPGKYGVFLIISKDLQNKEEIIEAAYVKDNNSNFSVTWNRAPSIPYGLNEKLKPSEDAGYGVDTGIGCFMDASVADKHFEMLDHPNYLDDTMKFFYERKRPRWLELCTEPSGNIFLFESGLGDGVYITWIAHSFQCDSPYALLTDFSHTGIKHKTKLKKPRKSCWKIWRF, encoded by the coding sequence ATGAAGTTCGAAGAGTATTATGAAAAAGAAGGTTATCTCGATGAAGAGCGTGGATGCATCATTGAGAATATTTGTATCGGTACAATCCAACTAGCAACTGGTCGGCTTATAGTATGCGATCCACTTGCTCCATATGATCGAATTGAGTTGAAATGTGGACTCAAGCCAGGGAAGTATGGTGTCTTTCTAATCATCAGTAAAGACCTTCAAAATAAAGAAGAAATTATTGAGGCAGCTTATGTTAAAGATAATAACAGCAATTTCTCTGTCACCTGGAATCGCGCTCCATCTATACCTTATGGCCTCAATGAGAAACTGAAACCGTCAGAAGATGCAGGTTACGGAGTAGATACAGGTATTGGATGCTTCATGGACGCCTCAGTCGCCGATAAACACTTCGAAATGCTAGATCATCCCAACTACTTAGATGATACGATGAAATTTTTCTATGAGCGTAAGAGACCGAGATGGTTGGAGTTATGTACTGAGCCTAGTGGGAATATATTCCTATTTGAAAGTGGGTTAGGTGATGGTGTTTACATAACATGGATTGCACACTCTTTTCAATGCGATTCGCCATATGCATTGCTAACGGATTTCAGTCACACTGGCATCAAGCACAAAACCAAATTAAAGAAACCTAGGAAGAGTTGCTGGAAGATTTGGCGTTTTTAA
- a CDS encoding SpvB/TcaC N-terminal domain-containing protein: MQENKTPEGKTQQAEGSQEKNPMAAPAIALPKGGGAIRGMGEKFAANPVTGTGSMSVPLALSPGRAGFGPQLSLAYDSGSGNGPFGFGWSLSLPTITRKTAKGLPQYRDSRDSGEEADVFILSGAEDLVPIPRQEKIGEPEPVFDEHDEQGNGYLVDTFRPRIEGLFARIERWTRIVVGDDAEHKQQPDVHWRSISKDNILTIYGPDSESRICDPADPGRIFSWLIAETRDDKGNAVIYEYKEENSEDIDVSQAHERNRDDQEGISRTANRYLKRIKYGNPTPFLNTEGKRPLFLSDLPEEEIGETAWMFEAVFDYGEHNTDVPASNDNGTWPCRPDPFSSYRAGFEVRTYRLCQRVLMFHHIPGEDGYDGLVRSTDFKYQTKEGEENPNNPIYSFLDSVIQTGYQPDGNGYSKKSLPPLEFEYSRPLVQDKVKEIDPASLENLPVGVDGAAYQWTDLHGEGIPGILSEQAGAWFYKRNLSSMSKKYRQRFGAREEKPVLFSPLEQVPIKPNLSLAAGAQFMDLAGDGLPDLAVLDGPAPGLYEHDEAEGWTSFRPFTSRLNLSSRDPNLRFVDLDGDGHADILITEDDALVWHPSLAEEGFGPARRVAKALDEEKGPQLVFADGTESIYLADLSGDGLTDLARIRNSEVCYWPNLGHGRFGAKVTMDNAPLFDHPDQFNQQRIRLADIDGSGTTDIIYLHAEGVRLYFNESGNSWAAPQALAAFPPIDNLASVNVTDLLGNGTACLTWASPLPGNAGRQMRYVNLMGGQKPHLLIRTVNNMGAETRISYAPSTKFYLEDKQDGRPWISKLPFPVHVVELVETWDQISGNRFASRHAYHHGYFDGLEREFRGFGMVEQWDTEAFGALPEDGSDASNLDPAFDMPPVHTKTWFHTGAWLERDRVSQQYAREYYGAPQPGTAEDYEGELAAFMENQLLPDTVLPSGLSVEEAREACRSLKGAMLRQEVYALDGSDKEEYPYTVTEQNFTIQLLQNRDDNPHAVFFTHPREAISLHYERDPADPRISHALTLEVDAFGNVLKEAAVGYGRRPDNISFIGDDRKKQEQRLITYTENQVTNAVEEANAYRTPLPCEALTFELTGYQPTGPAGRYQPADFVVKRTEVDPENPVRLRHIFTNEVNYEEDATANLCRRPIEQVRTLYRPDDCGEEENDPLALLPLGELQSLALPGESYKLALTEGLLEQVFQRPQAEELAEGAAAEKLLPDELAKLLRVDALVPPVAETISDQGGYVDLEKNGSWWLPTGRIFFSSEPNADPATELAAARQSFFTPVRHRDPFGHGTVVELDHWLLPCRTTDALGNIAQAENDFRVLQPWRMTDPNGNRTELAFDALGLVTATAVMGKEGETDPANIGDSLDNPTTRMEYELFVWKDYEKPNFVRTLSREQHGPDNPRWQEAYLYSDGFGRELQTKVQAEPGEAPKREPQNPATPYTPGVLEWDIVNDEPLREHTDSRWVGTGRIVYNNKGKPVKQYEPFFSSTHLYEPEPEMTDTGVTPVLFYDPLGRVIATLHPNHSYEKVVFDPWQQVTYDVNDTVAPSEVVPLEQTGDPRTDIDISGYVAEYFNTLEVDPAEPWQTWYEQRINGALGPEEKKAAEQAADHADTPSTAHLDSLGRPFLTIAHNRVVCPDHKDNGTEERPETRVELDIEGNQRAVTDAKGRVVMRYEYDMLGTVIQQASMEAGERCILNDIGGNPIRTWDSRGFSHRMAYDALRRPVAHYVSNNGQPERQVEKTIYGDTPGALSAPKQSNHRGQAYKVFDNAGVVTSEAYDFKGNLVSSSRQLRENYTDTADWQQDMVLEEEIFRSSSWYDALNRPVQLIAPHSNQGDEIKFDIIRPGYNEANLLERVDVWPQQTEEPEGLLDPATAGLHAVTNIDYDAKGQRERIEYGNGAITRYAYDEETYRLIQLLTTRPPGGNGLAANIFSNPDTIQDLHYTYDPAGNITRIEDRALQTIHHSGEVVQPAARYTYDALYRLIEAEGREHIGQCAIPAKKDNTRDYPFAGYNAQANDSQAMRNYTERYVYDEVGNFENFIHRATGGNWQRDYQYEEASLLAGETGVSNRLSSTILHPNGDAPETALYGYDAHGNMNMPHLSLMEWDYNDQLAASARQVRNDGTPETTYYVYDAGGQRVRKVTEGQAGEDGTPVKTKERIYLGGFEVYREYNTDGDRTKERLSLHVMDDKQRIALVETKTVGQDENGDDLNSPLVRYQLGNHLGSASLELDGNAALISYEEYHPYGTTSFQLYAQEVSRKRYRYTGMERDEETGLNYHSARYYALWLGRWCSCDPIGIKDGLNVYIYVLNNPFKRVDRTGTEGKCDPIIPTAREEELQMSLPEEKRYLPPPAALSTQEAGGRRGVFESEGALYPTGAESPGSYDLPLPPLGGVGIEMTRHNPRGYTLEVPDLYGEEKIIAYQKGIVRREIGRNAGSGNSTSRRRKLPAQRNARDAFSRLRPRPQAQAPGGRGWAIDHIVELQHDLTGRRGELPRDYRWQDSYQNSLEGSRSWQLNRQNPQGLPAGGVARTSQAAQWYNRPGFRTAGRNLGRAFVVYGAITTAYDVSVAAEASVAEGSASPLVAESVRQVGGWGAGIAGFKVGFAGGAALGVETGPGLLVTGAVGGLVIGTAGYFGADWVADYIYEN, translated from the coding sequence ATGCAGGAGAACAAAACACCAGAGGGCAAAACGCAACAAGCAGAAGGTAGCCAAGAAAAAAATCCTATGGCCGCACCGGCCATAGCCCTGCCCAAGGGAGGTGGAGCCATCCGGGGTATGGGCGAAAAATTCGCAGCTAATCCGGTCACCGGTACCGGTTCCATGTCCGTGCCCCTTGCCCTCAGTCCAGGGCGGGCCGGTTTCGGCCCTCAGCTTTCTCTTGCCTATGACTCCGGTTCCGGCAACGGCCCTTTTGGCTTCGGCTGGAGCCTGTCTCTGCCCACTATCACCCGCAAGACCGCCAAGGGGCTGCCGCAGTATAGGGACAGCAGAGACAGCGGCGAGGAGGCTGATGTCTTCATCCTTTCCGGTGCCGAAGATCTGGTGCCGATTCCACGACAGGAGAAAATCGGAGAACCGGAACCCGTGTTTGATGAACATGATGAACAGGGCAACGGCTATTTGGTTGATACCTTTCGGCCTCGCATTGAGGGGTTGTTTGCCCGCATTGAACGCTGGACCAGAATTGTGGTAGGCGACGATGCGGAACATAAGCAACAGCCAGATGTCCACTGGCGCTCCATCTCCAAAGACAACATCCTGACCATCTACGGCCCGGACAGCGAATCACGCATCTGTGATCCTGCTGATCCGGGCCGCATCTTTTCCTGGCTTATTGCCGAGACCCGTGACGACAAGGGCAATGCGGTCATCTACGAGTACAAGGAAGAAAACAGTGAAGATATTGATGTAAGTCAGGCCCATGAACGCAACCGGGATGATCAGGAGGGTATCAGCCGGACAGCTAATCGCTACCTAAAACGGATCAAGTACGGAAACCCCACTCCTTTTTTGAATACAGAGGGCAAACGTCCGCTTTTTCTCTCCGATTTGCCCGAAGAGGAGATAGGGGAAACAGCTTGGATGTTCGAGGCGGTCTTTGATTACGGTGAGCATAATACGGATGTTCCCGCATCTAATGATAACGGCACCTGGCCCTGCCGCCCTGACCCCTTTTCCTCCTACCGGGCCGGCTTTGAAGTACGCACCTATCGCCTCTGTCAGCGAGTGCTGATGTTCCATCATATCCCAGGGGAAGACGGCTACGACGGCTTAGTCCGCTCCACGGATTTCAAATATCAAACCAAGGAGGGGGAAGAGAATCCCAATAACCCGATCTATAGCTTTCTGGACTCGGTGATCCAGACCGGCTATCAACCTGATGGCAACGGCTACAGCAAAAAAAGCCTGCCACCGTTAGAATTCGAGTATAGCCGACCGCTTGTCCAGGATAAAGTGAAGGAGATTGATCCGGCCAGCCTGGAAAACCTGCCCGTAGGCGTGGACGGTGCGGCCTACCAGTGGACCGATCTGCACGGCGAGGGCATTCCCGGCATTCTGAGCGAGCAGGCCGGGGCTTGGTTCTATAAACGCAACCTCAGCTCCATGAGTAAGAAATACAGGCAGCGTTTCGGAGCAAGAGAAGAAAAACCGGTGCTCTTTTCCCCCTTGGAACAGGTGCCCATCAAACCCAATCTGTCTCTTGCCGCCGGAGCGCAGTTCATGGATCTGGCCGGAGACGGACTGCCGGATTTGGCAGTGCTGGACGGACCTGCGCCGGGTCTGTACGAGCACGACGAGGCCGAAGGCTGGACCAGCTTCCGACCCTTCACCTCCCGCCTTAACCTCAGCAGCCGTGATCCCAACCTGCGTTTCGTGGATCTGGACGGGGACGGTCATGCGGATATCCTGATAACCGAAGACGATGCCTTGGTCTGGCACCCCTCTCTTGCCGAAGAGGGCTTTGGCCCGGCCCGCCGGGTGGCCAAGGCCCTGGATGAGGAAAAAGGACCGCAGCTGGTCTTTGCCGATGGCACGGAGTCTATCTATCTGGCCGACCTCAGTGGTGACGGTCTCACCGATTTGGCACGCATCCGCAACAGCGAGGTCTGCTACTGGCCCAACCTGGGTCATGGCCGGTTCGGGGCCAAGGTAACGATGGATAATGCCCCTCTGTTTGATCACCCGGATCAGTTCAACCAGCAGCGCATCCGTCTGGCCGATATCGATGGCAGCGGCACCACCGACATCATCTATCTCCATGCCGAGGGAGTGCGGCTGTACTTTAACGAGTCCGGCAATAGCTGGGCTGCGCCACAGGCTCTGGCTGCCTTTCCCCCTATCGATAATCTGGCCAGCGTCAACGTCACTGACCTCTTGGGCAACGGCACAGCCTGCCTCACCTGGGCCTCGCCCCTGCCCGGCAATGCAGGCCGCCAGATGCGCTATGTCAATCTGATGGGTGGGCAAAAGCCCCATCTCCTGATTAGAACGGTCAACAATATGGGGGCCGAGACCCGGATCAGTTATGCGCCCTCCACCAAGTTCTATCTTGAGGATAAGCAGGACGGCAGGCCTTGGATCAGCAAACTGCCCTTTCCGGTGCATGTGGTGGAACTGGTGGAAACCTGGGATCAGATCAGCGGCAATCGCTTTGCCAGCCGCCATGCCTATCACCACGGTTATTTTGACGGCCTGGAGCGGGAGTTCCGGGGCTTCGGCATGGTCGAGCAATGGGATACTGAGGCGTTCGGTGCCTTGCCGGAGGATGGATCGGATGCCAGCAATCTCGATCCTGCTTTTGATATGCCGCCGGTGCATACAAAAACCTGGTTCCATACCGGGGCCTGGCTGGAGCGGGACCGGGTCAGTCAGCAGTATGCGCGGGAATACTATGGTGCCCCGCAGCCGGGGACAGCAGAGGATTACGAGGGAGAACTCGCCGCCTTTATGGAAAATCAACTGCTCCCGGACACCGTCCTGCCATCGGGGTTGAGCGTGGAAGAGGCCCGCGAGGCCTGTCGCTCTCTCAAAGGTGCCATGCTCCGGCAGGAGGTCTATGCCCTGGATGGCAGCGACAAGGAGGAGTATCCTTACACGGTCACGGAGCAGAATTTCACTATCCAGCTCCTGCAAAACAGGGACGATAACCCCCATGCGGTCTTTTTCACTCATCCTCGTGAAGCCATCAGCCTGCATTACGAGCGTGATCCGGCTGATCCCCGTATCAGCCATGCCCTGACCCTGGAGGTGGATGCGTTCGGCAATGTGCTGAAAGAGGCGGCAGTGGGCTATGGTCGCCGCCCGGATAACATCTCGTTTATAGGTGATGATCGAAAGAAGCAGGAGCAACGGCTTATCACCTACACCGAAAATCAGGTCACCAATGCTGTTGAGGAAGCCAACGCTTACCGAACCCCGCTTCCTTGCGAGGCACTTACCTTTGAATTGACCGGATACCAGCCCACCGGTCCGGCTGGCCGTTATCAACCTGCCGACTTTGTTGTCAAACGTACCGAAGTTGATCCAGAAAACCCCGTTCGTCTGCGCCATATCTTCACCAATGAAGTCAATTATGAGGAAGATGCCACCGCCAATCTTTGTCGCCGCCCGATTGAACAGGTACGTACTCTTTACCGGCCTGATGATTGCGGTGAGGAGGAGAATGATCCGCTGGCATTGCTCCCCTTGGGTGAGCTTCAATCACTAGCCTTACCCGGCGAGAGCTATAAGCTGGCCCTGACTGAAGGATTGCTGGAGCAGGTCTTTCAGCGCCCCCAGGCTGAAGAATTAGCGGAAGGAGCAGCTGCGGAGAAACTCCTGCCGGACGAGCTTGCCAAGCTGCTTCGGGTGGACGCTCTTGTCCCGCCTGTCGCTGAAACGATCAGCGATCAAGGCGGTTATGTAGATCTGGAGAAGAACGGCAGCTGGTGGCTACCCACGGGACGAATCTTCTTCTCGTCCGAGCCAAATGCCGATCCGGCAACGGAATTGGCCGCTGCCCGCCAATCTTTCTTCACCCCGGTGCGCCATCGTGATCCCTTTGGTCATGGGACGGTTGTGGAACTTGATCATTGGCTCCTGCCCTGCCGAACAACGGATGCCTTGGGCAATATCGCCCAAGCGGAGAACGATTTCCGGGTTCTTCAGCCTTGGCGGATGACTGATCCCAACGGCAACCGCACCGAGCTGGCCTTTGATGCGCTGGGTTTGGTGACCGCCACGGCGGTCATGGGTAAGGAAGGGGAAACTGATCCTGCAAACATCGGCGACAGCTTGGACAATCCCACCACCCGGATGGAGTATGAGCTGTTTGTCTGGAAAGATTATGAAAAGCCCAACTTCGTCCGTACTCTCAGCCGGGAGCAGCATGGCCCGGATAATCCGCGCTGGCAGGAAGCCTATCTCTACTCGGACGGATTCGGGCGGGAATTGCAGACCAAGGTCCAGGCTGAGCCGGGCGAGGCACCCAAGCGGGAACCGCAAAATCCTGCAACTCCCTACACACCCGGTGTACTTGAGTGGGATATAGTAAATGATGAGCCTCTGCGGGAGCACACAGACTCCCGCTGGGTCGGCACCGGGCGCATTGTCTACAATAATAAGGGCAAGCCGGTCAAGCAGTATGAACCCTTTTTCAGCTCCACCCATCTCTATGAACCAGAGCCGGAGATGACCGACACCGGGGTTACGCCGGTGCTCTTTTACGATCCCCTGGGCCGGGTTATCGCCACCCTCCATCCCAATCATAGCTATGAAAAGGTGGTCTTTGATCCCTGGCAGCAGGTTACCTATGATGTCAATGATACTGTAGCCCCCAGTGAAGTTGTTCCACTGGAACAGACCGGCGATCCACGCACCGATATCGACATCAGCGGTTATGTGGCTGAGTATTTCAATACCTTGGAGGTTGATCCTGCCGAGCCTTGGCAGACCTGGTATGAGCAGCGGATCAACGGGGCCTTGGGGCCAGAGGAGAAAAAGGCGGCAGAACAGGCGGCTGATCATGCCGACACCCCGAGCACGGCCCATCTTGACAGCCTGGGCAGGCCCTTTCTCACCATTGCCCATAACCGGGTTGTCTGCCCGGATCATAAGGATAACGGTACGGAAGAGCGACCGGAGACCAGAGTCGAGCTGGACATTGAGGGCAATCAGCGGGCCGTGACAGATGCCAAGGGCCGGGTGGTGATGCGCTATGAGTACGATATGTTGGGTACGGTTATCCAGCAGGCGAGCATGGAGGCTGGTGAACGCTGTATATTAAATGATATCGGCGGTAATCCCATCCGCACCTGGGACAGCCGGGGCTTCAGTCATCGGATGGCATACGATGCCTTGCGGCGGCCTGTGGCCCATTATGTAAGCAATAACGGCCAACCCGAGCGGCAGGTGGAAAAGACCATCTACGGCGACACGCCCGGTGCCTTGTCCGCTCCTAAGCAGAGCAACCATCGGGGCCAAGCCTATAAGGTCTTTGATAATGCAGGGGTGGTCACCAGTGAGGCCTATGACTTCAAGGGCAATTTGGTCAGCAGCAGTCGTCAGCTCCGGGAAAATTACACGGACACAGCGGATTGGCAGCAGGACATGGTTCTGGAAGAGGAAATATTCCGCAGCAGCAGCTGGTACGATGCCCTGAATCGGCCTGTGCAGCTCATCGCGCCGCACAGCAACCAGGGGGATGAAATCAAGTTCGACATCATCCGGCCCGGCTATAACGAGGCCAACCTGCTGGAGCGGGTGGATGTCTGGCCCCAGCAGACGGAAGAACCGGAGGGGCTGCTTGATCCGGCAACCGCTGGACTCCATGCGGTGACCAATATTGACTACGATGCCAAGGGCCAGCGAGAGCGGATCGAATACGGCAACGGGGCAATCACCCGCTATGCATATGATGAGGAAACCTATCGCCTGATTCAGCTGCTCACCACCCGGCCCCCAGGCGGTAACGGTCTGGCAGCCAATATTTTCAGCAACCCGGACACGATCCAGGATCTGCACTATACCTATGATCCGGCAGGCAATATCACCCGGATTGAGGATCGGGCCTTACAAACCATTCATCACAGCGGTGAGGTTGTTCAGCCAGCTGCCCGCTACACCTACGATGCCCTCTATCGCCTGATTGAGGCCGAGGGCCGGGAGCATATCGGCCAATGCGCCATTCCGGCGAAAAAGGACAACACCCGCGATTATCCCTTTGCCGGCTACAATGCCCAAGCCAATGATTCGCAGGCCATGCGCAACTATACGGAACGCTATGTCTATGACGAAGTGGGGAATTTTGAGAACTTCATTCACAGGGCCACCGGCGGCAATTGGCAGCGGGATTATCAATATGAGGAAGCCAGCCTGCTGGCCGGGGAGACCGGGGTCAGCAACCGCCTGAGCAGCACGATTCTGCATCCCAACGGGGATGCACCGGAGACAGCGTTGTACGGCTATGATGCCCACGGCAATATGAACATGCCCCATCTGTCGTTGATGGAGTGGGATTATAATGACCAGCTGGCGGCCTCGGCACGGCAGGTGCGCAACGACGGTACGCCGGAGACCACCTATTATGTCTATGATGCCGGTGGTCAGCGGGTGCGCAAGGTGACTGAGGGGCAGGCCGGTGAGGATGGTACACCGGTCAAGACGAAGGAGCGCATCTATCTGGGCGGCTTTGAGGTGTACCGGGAATATAACACGGACGGCGACCGCACCAAGGAGCGGCTGAGCCTGCATGTGATGGATGATAAGCAGCGGATTGCTTTGGTGGAGACGAAGACTGTTGGCCAGGATGAGAATGGTGATGATCTGAACAGTCCGCTGGTGCGCTATCAGTTGGGCAATCATCTGGGGTCGGCCAGCTTGGAACTGGATGGCAACGCTGCCCTGATTTCCTATGAGGAATATCATCCCTACGGTACCACGTCGTTTCAGCTGTATGCGCAGGAGGTGAGCCGGAAGCGGTATCGGTATACCGGGATGGAGCGAGATGAGGAGACCGGGTTGAATTATCATTCGGCGCGGTATTATGCGTTGTGGTTGGGGCGATGGTGTAGTTGTGATCCGATTGGAATTAAAGATGGACTGAATGTATATATATATGTCCTCAATAATCCTTTTAAGAGGGTTGATCGGACTGGTACAGAAGGGAAATGTGATCCAATAATTCCAACGGCGCGAGAAGAAGAGTTGCAGATGAGTTTGCCCGAAGAGAAACGCTATTTACCCCCTCCTGCTGCTTTGAGTACCCAAGAAGCGGGGGGGCGGCGAGGAGTATTCGAGAGTGAAGGGGCTTTGTACCCTACAGGGGCTGAGAGTCCAGGATCATATGATCTACCCTTACCTCCGCTTGGTGGTGTGGGGATAGAAATGACTCGACACAACCCGCGCGGCTACACTCTTGAAGTGCCTGATTTGTATGGAGAAGAAAAAATAATTGCATATCAAAAAGGTATAGTCAGGCGTGAGATTGGTCGCAATGCTGGCTCTGGAAATTCTACGAGCAGGAGGAGGAAATTACCTGCTCAGCGAAATGCCCGGGACGCATTTTCTCGGCTTCGACCGCGACCTCAAGCTCAGGCGCCTGGTGGGCGTGGCTGGGCGATAGATCATATAGTTGAGCTACAGCATGACCTTACCGGGAGAAGAGGTGAATTACCGAGAGACTACCGTTGGCAGGATAGCTATCAGAATAGCCTTGAGGGATCAAGAAGCTGGCAACTCAATCGTCAGAATCCTCAGGGTTTGCCCGCAGGCGGTGTCGCTCGAACAAGCCAAGCCGCTCAATGGTATAACCGGCCTGGTTTTCGAACAGCAGGTCGTAATCTAGGTCGAGCATTTGTTGTCTATGGTGCAATTACTACAGCCTACGACGTGTCGGTAGCTGCTGAGGCCAGTGTTGCTGAAGGTTCGGCGTCACCGCTAGTAGCCGAATCAGTTAGGCAGGTCGGTGGATGGGGAGCAGGTATAGCTGGATTTAAAGTGGGTTTCGCAGGCGGGGCAGCTCTTGGTGTTGAAACAGGGCCTGGTCTTTTGGTGACTGGTGCCGTTGGTGGACTTGTTATTGGCACAGCTGGATATTTCGGTGCAGACTGGGTCGCCGACTATATTTATGAGAACTGA
- a CDS encoding cold-shock protein has protein sequence MAEGTVKWFNDSKGFGFIEQDGGTDVFVHHSAIRADGFRSLQEGQRVIFDVVDGAKGPAAENVVTQ, from the coding sequence ATGGCTGAAGGAACAGTAAAATGGTTTAACGATTCAAAAGGATTCGGATTTATTGAACAAGATGGCGGAACAGATGTTTTTGTCCATCATTCGGCAATTAGGGCCGATGGGTTCAGGAGTCTGCAGGAAGGTCAGCGAGTAATTTTTGATGTTGTCGACGGTGCCAAAGGGCCTGCTGCAGAAAATGTTGTTACTCAGTAA
- a CDS encoding transcriptional repressor codes for MKDILRMTHQRELILEELGNCHNHPTADALYERIKKKLPRISLATVYRNLEILSEAGMIRKLEISGRQKRFDKEIEQHDHVFCVQCRRVDDIRLDQSRLVVLEEGQKQGYKISGCRVEFYGICPKCQTKNKKKQASKGDCDEGCAKSSCKKSGLSGRQREVLEVLAKSDDVCANKDIAAVTSLDPKQISCQLTALKKKGFVTSPVRCKYEVTETGKAAL; via the coding sequence ATGAAAGATATCTTACGAATGACCCACCAGCGTGAATTGATTCTTGAAGAGCTTGGAAATTGCCATAACCATCCTACTGCTGATGCATTGTACGAGCGGATCAAGAAGAAATTACCACGTATCAGCTTAGCGACTGTGTATAGGAATCTTGAGATTTTATCTGAAGCAGGAATGATCAGGAAGTTGGAAATTAGCGGGCGCCAAAAGCGATTTGACAAAGAAATTGAGCAGCACGACCATGTTTTTTGTGTGCAATGTCGACGTGTTGATGATATTAGGTTAGATCAGAGTCGGTTAGTCGTCTTAGAGGAAGGGCAAAAACAAGGATATAAGATTTCCGGCTGCCGGGTGGAGTTTTACGGTATTTGTCCGAAATGCCAGACCAAGAACAAAAAGAAGCAGGCCAGCAAAGGAGACTGTGACGAGGGGTGCGCAAAGAGTTCTTGTAAAAAGAGTGGATTGAGTGGTCGGCAGCGCGAGGTGCTTGAGGTATTGGCAAAATCAGATGATGTCTGTGCCAATAAAGACATTGCCGCTGTTACCTCGTTGGATCCCAAGCAGATCAGTTGTCAGTTAACCGCTCTGAAAAAGAAAGGGTTTGTCACAAGCCCAGTTCGTTGTAAGTATGAAGTAACTGAAACAGGCAAAGCAGCGCTTTAG
- a CDS encoding rubrerythrin family protein, translated as MTALQGSKTEKNILTAFAGESQARNRYSFAAKVAQKEGLVQIANIFEKTAEQERAHAKTLFKLLEGGEVEVQASFPAGTIGTTMENLEAAAAGEEHEYMEMYPEFAKIAEDEGFPLIAAIFKAIAKAEQQHAKQYRTFIANLKEGKVFKRDETVTWYCIKCGFLHESMEAPLKCPACSHPQSYFELLSENW; from the coding sequence ATGACCGCATTGCAAGGTTCCAAGACAGAGAAGAATATTCTTACCGCATTCGCCGGAGAATCCCAGGCGAGAAATCGCTACTCATTTGCGGCAAAAGTGGCTCAAAAGGAAGGGTTGGTACAGATTGCCAACATCTTTGAAAAAACAGCTGAGCAGGAGCGAGCCCACGCCAAGACTTTGTTTAAGCTACTTGAAGGCGGTGAGGTAGAAGTGCAGGCTTCCTTCCCTGCCGGAACCATAGGTACAACCATGGAAAACCTGGAAGCTGCTGCTGCCGGGGAAGAGCATGAATACATGGAGATGTACCCTGAATTCGCGAAGATTGCCGAGGACGAGGGCTTTCCTCTTATTGCTGCTATCTTCAAGGCTATTGCCAAGGCAGAGCAGCAGCATGCAAAACAGTACCGTACCTTTATTGCCAATCTGAAAGAGGGGAAGGTTTTTAAGCGTGACGAAACAGTTACTTGGTATTGCATAAAATGCGGTTTTCTGCATGAAAGTATGGAGGCTCCTCTCAAATGCCCAGCCTGCTCCCACCCACAAAGCTATTTTGAGCTCCTTTCTGAAAATTGGTAA
- a CDS encoding peroxiredoxin, protein MSRLVTKQAPDFTATAVMGNGAFKEDFKLSDYRGKYVILFFYPLDFTFVCPSEIIAFDKALSKFHEKNCEVIGVSVDSQFSHWTWRNTLINDGGIGEIQYPLVADLDKTIASKYGVLLDMGVALRGTFLIDKEGIIRHSVINDLPLGRSIEEALRMVDALIFHETHGDVCPANWREGEDAMTPTAEGVADYLSKNNS, encoded by the coding sequence ATGAGTAGATTGGTTACTAAGCAGGCCCCTGATTTTACAGCAACTGCGGTGATGGGCAACGGCGCTTTTAAAGAAGATTTTAAGTTGTCAGATTATCGTGGGAAATACGTGATTCTCTTCTTTTATCCCCTCGATTTTACCTTTGTCTGTCCCTCGGAGATCATCGCCTTTGATAAGGCCTTGTCAAAATTCCACGAAAAGAACTGCGAGGTTATCGGTGTCTCCGTTGACTCTCAATTCAGTCACTGGACCTGGAGAAACACCCTTATTAATGATGGTGGTATAGGTGAGATTCAATATCCTTTAGTCGCGGACCTGGATAAAACAATAGCAAGTAAGTACGGAGTCCTGCTGGACATGGGAGTCGCCCTACGAGGGACCTTCTTGATTGATAAGGAAGGGATCATTCGGCATTCTGTTATTAATGATCTGCCCCTTGGCCGTTCTATTGAGGAGGCCTTGCGGATGGTCGATGCCCTGATTTTTCACGAAACCCATGGCGATGTTTGCCCGGCCAACTGGAGAGAGGGTGAAGATGCTATGACGCCGACAGCAGAAGGGGTGGCGGATTACCTGAGCAAAAACAATAGCTAA